Genomic DNA from Dysidea avara chromosome 10, odDysAvar1.4, whole genome shotgun sequence:
gtgtgttgtgtgcacatgtagtgtgttgtgtgcacatgtagtgtgttgtgtgcacatgtagtgtgttgtgtgcacatgtagtgtgttgtgtgcacatgtagtgtgttgtgtgcacatgtagtgtgttgtgtgcacatgtagtgtgttgtgtgcacatgtagtgtgttgtgtgcacatgtagtgtgttgtgtgcacatgtagtgtgttgtgtgcacatgtagtgtgttgtgtgcagCTGTTTACCCCAAACATTATAATTTTGAATTAGTATTGAAGTATCACAATGTTCTGTACCTTATAATTTATAGTTGAGCCTTCGGATTGTAGTGAAATTATTGTACCCATCTACACCCACACAAGTATAGCAAGACTTCAAATAATACTTTGCAATATAAACTCTTGGTTTAAAGTTTTCTGGTAAGAGAATAATGTTTGTGAAGGAGACCACTCCATAGATCACAGGTCTTAAGGTTCCCTGTGTATTGCATTAGTTATGAAAAGAATGTGTAAAAAAGTATCttggacaaaaaaaaaaagactaaGGGGAAGTGTTAGGATGATGCAATAGAAACCTTGGTCCTGACCACTTAATCTCGATTTAGAATAGCAACTTGAGGGACATTCTGTTGCAAACTTTGATCAcatgatgacatcacactaGTTGTTACTGAGGTCATCAACATGACTCAGCTGATACAATATGTCTAAAAGCTTTGGACTAACTTATTGCATCATATTACCTTGTGACAATGTGATATCATTGTTGTCAGCCATGCTGAGTCATGTTGGGATGACTTTAGTAACAAATATTATGATATCATGTGATCAGAAACCACTAATGCTGACCCAGATGTGACCTGGATTAATGAGGTGTGTGCTAAGAGCTACATTTTGAGTGCTCGActatacatgtacgtacatgttgagctggatcctcaaaaacatttaataactcatggatgcaattacacatgatcttgaaactTGGCTCTTTGCTTGACTCCTTGCTTGACTCTTTGCTTGActcgctaaaaatatttcatcattcaaatgtctgaagtaatatttacagccaatccaaattttcaccatacattttctatggaaagccataaaagtgcaatgTTCATTACAACCCTCCCTGaatttgtaatggagccaaactgtacgtgtctgttgttggcaCCTTCACTGTcacattaatcatctggttggctgaaatgttcaCTCTCTTGGGAAAAGTTTACAATTGTCCTTTGTAGTTGTATGTTTAATATCCTTTATAATGCTAAACAGTAGATGAGACTTGTACAACACCAGTCTGAAAGTAGTTAATTAATGGATCATAACTTGAATAAGTCAAATACACAAGTTAGCTCATTGTGTTCATGAACTGGCTGCTGATTCATCAAGGTGTTACATCATATTGAGTCATTTGCACAATTAAGCAACAAACAATAAACACATGCAAATACAACAATGTATTGAGCTTTAAGTACTGACGTGATTGAAATATGTTGATTGTGCATTTTTCAATGGTTACAGTACTCAACCCAGTGTTTGTCAGTATTAGATACAGAGCTTTGCAATCATGGTGGGTTTGTATTCAGCCCATGTAGTAAACCCTTGTAAGCTCCAGTACCAATGATCAGTCATAACGTTTACTTTTGGACACCTTCATCACACACCATGTTTTAATTTCATAAATGTATTTGTCAACGTACACAATTTAGGACTTGTAGTGTTTGCACAGACCTACAGACGAGTGGAAGCTCTTCTCATCACAAGCATATTATATACAGGCACATTAGAATCCTAATTGTCTGTGTTGCTCTACATTATTAcattcaaatttcaaggctTACAGTGAGCTATTATGTACAGTGCATCTCAACCTCAACTTTCTGAACACTGTACtccaaaagtgactgttctattagagcgttTAAGCATTTATTTCATGTGTTTTTTAGAGTAATTGAAAATACTGTAAATAAATTTAATGGACCTAAATTTATCAAAATTTACAGTACTTATCTAAACTAATCCACATATCTGAACACTTTGTCTGGAGTGAAGGTGTACAGATAACTAAGGATTCACTATGCTCATAAGATAACCAACATTCCTAGGtatacatgactgttctattaggatatttcatattgcaatgactgttttattagagtatctcaagctCAAAGTGCCAAGATGCTTTTCAttactgtacaataatattgtacCTTCTGTGACTGTTCATAATTTTGTTGCTATAAGTGTACTGTTGCTGTTCTCCAGTGTCTAACAAAAACTGTATCAAACATTACCTAATGTCATCATGCATGCCTATGGTATAGCACACGTTCCCCAAAGTGGGTTTAAGGGTTTAGTCCACGTACCATTGGCTGGGATGTAGTTGATGTTAGTCACTGTATTTTGATCTTTTCCACTAGCTGTTCAGAGTCCAGCTACTTACCCAGGTCAAAGGACTCAAAAACCGGTAAGATTATAAGgtgcttatcatccatggtatattatttattgttgtattttatagtCTGTTACTGTACAAGGTCAATATGCTGCCGGTGCTCGGTTTGACCCAAACAAGCCTGCCACCATTCCAGTGAGTTAAGCTGTAGAGTTAGTACCATAAATAGTACTGGAATATTGTACAGTATCTATTTGCTAAATGTAAAATTATGATAGTAATGTGTATGCCAGGTGTGAAATGGTCCAGTAATTTTCAATCCTCAAGCTTTGTAAAAAAGCGatgcatttcaaattgatttcaTTTATTTAGTTTTGTCAAGGAATTTCCATCATCTTTGTATACAGTGTATGCTATAAACTTATCGAGTTACAACAGGATAATTGATTTATACAATGATAATAGGAAAAAGTGAATTACAGAGATTTTATAAGTGGATCCTTAGCTACTCAAACCCCTTTGTCATCTGTTATCCAAACACTTTGATTATTTGTAAGCATGTCCAAatattgtaaaatcaaaggGCCATTCCTTTGATACAGAGCTTTcttcaagtactctaatagaacttacACCTGTCAACTTAAAAATActtaaatagaacagtcatttggcATTTGGATAATTGATGTTTCTGGTTGATCGATGCTTGTTAACCATCTCTCTAAAAATGTTCTAAATACAAATTAATTGGTGAAATTAAGGTTGCTCCTTTATTTTGTACAAACACATTTAATTGGATAACTGAGGACCCACTGTAGTGTGACAAATGGTTTACACAATTTCCAAAATTTTTATTGTCTCaacattatctgcagtgtcaaAGGAATGGATTACCAAAATTTTCAGCCTATGCACCTTACCACATGGATGGAAtgtgacaaaatggccgtgatAGTTCATCACACGGTAACAAAAAATGAACTGTGTGGTGGAACCATTGGATAATGAACTAGTACATTGTGGCAATTGGAAATGCACTCATCTAGTAAAACCAGACCAAACTTCTGATATGGATACAAAATAGCATGTGTTTGTattgtaagtatgtatgtacagtatgtccCACCTTGGCCCCTGGTGAAATATATTATAAACCACCACCTCTCCCAATCATATCAAACCTTTTGTCAAATTTACTACAAAAATAAAAGTACATGTATATCAATTTTCAATGCATTTTGTACGGAAAACACGGTTTTAAAAGGGCTATTCATGCATTCATGTATTTCAAGTTGATTTCATTTAGTTTTGTCAAGGAATTTCCATCATCTTTGTACACAGTGTATGCTATAAACTTATCGAGTTACACAGGATAATTGATTTATACTATGATAATAGGGAAAAATAAATCACAGAGACTTTATAAGTAGATCCTTACCTACTCAAACCTTTGTCATCTGTTATCCAAACACTTCAAGTATTTGTAAGAGTGTCTGTATAATTGAAACTCATGTAAAAATCAAAGAGCCATTCCTTTGATACAAAGCTTTCCTACACCTGTCAActtaaaaatactctaatagacagtTCATTTGGCATTTGGTTTCAGGTTGATTGATGCTTGTCAACCATTTCTCTAAGGTTGTTAGTAAACCAACTCTCTAAGGTTGAtctaaataattataaattaattgtgaaattaagcttgttccttcatTTTGTACAAACACATTTAATTAGATAACTGAGGACCCACTGTAGTGTGACAAATAGTTTGCACAATTTCCAAAATTTTTATtgtctcagcattatctgcagtgtcaaAGGAATCGGTTACCAAAATTTCAGCCTATGCACCTTACCACATGGATGAAATGTgacaaaatggctgtgatagttcATCACGCAGTAACAAAAAATGAACTGTGTTTGTGGCGGAACCATTGGATAATGAACTAGTATGTTGTGGCGGTAGGAAATTGCATCCTTCtagcaaaaccagaccaaacTTCTGATATGGATACAAAATAGCATGCATTTGTATTGTAAGTatgcagagttgggggtaacgtgttacataataatattgctttacagtaatgagtaatataacacattacatgacaaagtagcgagtaatatgtaacggatATTGCATCCGGAAATTCTAACAAATGTAGCAcgttacttccttttaaggtgcattgtatccaggcatgtgattgattgcattttgggtccagacaagactggagataACGTTATAAGCATGaacaaagaatgatagtgtatggggagtgcccttgagacCAAGATACgacaacaaagtatgtatttgtggctgaactacaccagagaaacacgTGTCTCTCTCCTgttacttgtagttgtaggtaTAGTCAGGAAATTTTAATATAATCTGGGAATAAATTCCTTACCAAgaaatttttttaccaatgtGTTTGTAAAGGTGTCTACTAACCCTCCTCAAAAGATTTAAACACAACTCTCCTAGGGGAACTTGTGACAGCTGCTGGAAGTTGGACTACCCATGAGCCTTATTTGGAAATATTTGAAATTGTCTGATTGCTGTAAGCATAGTGTGAAATGTCAAACTACATAACTCAAACTGTATTGCACCCTTCCAAGGGTAGATTTATGGGGGAGGCTAAGAGCCCCCCCATTCCCTTTGCAGAACAGTGTCAGTGAGTACTATTCCTAAAGCAATAGCCAttataattaaatattttaaagtatCTTTATAATATGAAGGACATAATGCATTCCTGACAATATTTATATTACTGTACCTCAGTAAACTGCTCCCAATAAATGAGTAAAGGCAGAAGTCTAGCTTCCTTTTCTTGAAACATTTGGTGGGTTTTATTCCCATGGCTACAAaggttttaattgtgggtttttggCAGTGAATTCTACAAGGACTCTTTTGCATCTATTAACAGGTTATCCAAGTGATAGTGTAGTAAGTTGATAATAGATATCAAACAATAACATCCTACAATAAGTTGTAAGTCATGCAGCAGGAATGATACTAAAAAAAAAGAAACGGCTGAAAACACTGCCTTTAGAGAGCGACATCCCCCCTCCCCTAGGTTGGCATCCCCCCTCccctacaacactacatacacatgtgctgtatggtttgtacttcatgataagatGAATGGTAGTCGTACAATAGAGATTATGTCAAGAAAGAGAATTGCACACAATCCTAAGATAAGAGATAGTGCCAAGTAGACAGGTccacctgcatattttacattccatgtagcaatagctacaatcaattgcccaaatatgtgctaaaatgaaaaacaaacaaaaaaaaaactgagtccaccagtccagtccactagtccaatccagtgattgtatacaaccctcTCTGTGCCTATCTACAAACCCAAGACTGGATGCTATTGCAGAGCATGTCTTTGGACCCCAGTGGCTATGGATGGACATTAAGGAGTAAAGGCTATGAGCCAGTTCCAACATCAGTGCGCGAAATAACAGTCAGGACACTGACAATTTCTGGTCAATTACACTAGTTGtcaggccataattgaatttgtccagaAACAATGTCCTTTCAAGGTAAAGCACTGAGTTTAGAGTGTAATAGTAGGAGGCCAGACATAGTGACATTGGCATGTAATTGAGTTATGTGTTTATGGTTTGTGGTGTGGCCACAAAGCCATGTCCAAGAGACCAACAGGTTACATTGCACAGCCTGTTGACTCAGTTACTTGGCAAATGTACTTATGACCTGTTAGCCATTACTAGCTTTTACTTGTAGTATTCATCTGTACACTCAACTTGCATTTTGAGCTATATAGAATGGAGTTCATTTTTTACAATTCATAATAGAGGCACTATTTCATAGCAGCAATAGTATAGTTTGACTACATAGCTATTATAATACTGAGTTAATTCTCCTTTGAGTCCTTTCCTACAAATGCTCCTGTAATAGATAGGaccttatatgtgaccagaacCCTAAAATGTTGTGCTTTTCTGATCTGTCACTGTTATTGAGTGAAAAGTAATAATCAGTTGAgtgaaaagtaataataatcAGTTGTACAGTGACCCCAATGCTTGAAACAAATGATTTGGCAAGAAAGGAGAAATGCAAAAAATGTCCGGACAAATTGATTTatgtccactcaactttcaTGTTGTCCTGACAGTGTGTCAGCACATTTTGTGCACTGCGACATTAGACCCTATGGCACCTGATGAATTTTTAAAGTTCATAAGCTGTAATTGTAAAGGAGATTGTAGCAACCGACGGTGCAGCTGTAAGAAGAACGATGTCAAGTGCATCTCAGCATGTGGAAATTGCAAAGGAATTACATGCAAGAATTGCATTGATGATGTAGAGTCTGGAGAAGACCCAGACGTTGACTTATGAGGCAATAGACATTATCAAACTAGTCCTTAAGAAATACATGAGTTccaactaataataataataatgagtgaATGTGGTCTTTTCATCAATTTCAGGAGTGGTTAAAAGCTTGCAATGTATACATACGTATTAAACCACATGATTTGCTGTGCTAACAGCAAATCAACCATTTTCAAATAAGGTCATGGATAGTCCAACTTCCCAAAGCTGTCATGGGTTCTCCTAGGGGAGTTGTGTTTAAATCTTTTGAGGAGGGTTAGTAGACACCTTTACAAACacattggtaaaaaaatttcTTGGTAAGGAATTTATTCCTAGATATGCCAAATATCTGCTAATATCCCCTGAATAGTAGtgtagcttgtatttagaaggttggacttactttatagtttgttacgaacaaatgtaatgtgtaatattattactagttacagccctcagggtagcgagtaatatgtaacttgttacttttttcagtaagtaatgAGTAATATGTGTATTTTTAGTGggcaagcagtactacaaatgagcaaAATTTCAAGATGGTGTATAATCACATCCAttagttattaaatgtttttgaggatccagctcaatgcctACATACTTATAGACAGGATTTTGCTGAGATTGTTGCATATAGGTCACTGAAATGAATTCTTTGTGCTGTAAATTTGGGCTTGCATGATTGTGttaggttttcacagatctgatCACAATATTTACTTGATCAATGAaaattgctataatattatgttgttgaATTAAGTACTTATAATGTTGTCCAATTTTAGATTTAAAGTGACATACTTATCTCATTGTCTTCACAGCCTCCTCCCCCAGGGGTAGCCCCTACTCCAGCACAAATAGCAGCAGCTCAAGGCAAGCCAGTGGTGATGACACAACAGAAGGCCAGTAGTATGATGGGGGAAGATGGCGGAGCAACTTGGTCTGGCTTAATGTGATGGATTAACACTTGTATATTGTTTATATAGCTACTCTGACTGGTGTTTTGTACTACGAGCAACTTGTATGCTTTAGTAACTGTGTGTGAGTGTTTTATAAAGTTGGCAGTTTTTTGTTTAAAGATAAATAATTCATCATTACATATGTTTGCATCATGGAGATAaatatgaccagatttgtgaaaaggggtccaattacATAAACATCAAAGCGAGCATCGAAGTAACAACTAAAACATCTGTTGAGGTTCTGAATAACAGAATCCATCATAACTCCATTAGTGTGAACTATGTTAAAGTCCCTTTCAATTTACTGTACTTTTGTGATTTATCTGTATGCCATCTTcattttgaagttgtacagtaatagcccaaataataaattctttttGTGTTTTGATGTATGAATAACAGGTGGCCAATAGAGAACTACTCTGATTCTCTATTTATCAGCTACGTAAAACCACTAACAATAATTGCATTTCATGCTGAATTCACTCAAAAAAACACCAAACAGTAGCTAGTAATTAGGGCTAGTATGTAGCCTGTTGCCATGGGGAACTATactcatatacatgtacatgtatcagTACATGATGGCAGATCACGttattaatcacatagtgatttggtttgccatacatttagtcccaatagtaggagtgtAATTAATCCCAAATTGTACTGGTAGTTTCTGTACATAATCGCACTATTATTTGACAGTATGTGTGATAGCTGGTGTTGCCATAGTGGTAGATGCCCATAGCATAGCAACAATtgtggttgctaggtaaccattgctaagcagAGGGTGGTCACTGTATGATTAGTaaggcaatcacacacatttttgtgCAGTTAGGGAATAATTCCTAaattgcactcggctttgcctcatgcaATTTTAACTGTTACTCTCATTCAATTATttcctaattgcactcaaatgttaCCGAgtatactaataaattttagcTACCAATTGGGCACTGCAGGCGAGCACCATAATTTACCCACACATGTTACCACTTTTTAGAGGAATCTCCTATAACTGTACTGATACTTCACTCAAATACTTTACTTATGTATGTATTAAACTACAGATCTAAGATTCGAACTAAGATGATGTAAGTGCATACTTTCACAGTGTAAGACTACTAATTCTCGGAATCCATGCTTTCACATCGTAAGTCAAGCCAAGTACTATCGCGGTTCCGTAGTCATAAATTATTTTTTGGATTCGACAAAATAGCCAATCAAAAGTGAGCAATTCCATTCAAATCTCGTTCTCATTGGCCCATTTTCACGTGACACTATATAGCTAGACTTTGGTGACCACGGATGTGCAATCCGCGATATTTTGTCGAATCCAAAACAATTATTTATTCGCAAACCGCGATACTAATCGATCCAGGCTCGACTATTGGTCGCTACACGTGACTGGTCAACTCTGCGTACGTGGATCTATGGTTTGGATTGCataatcatacgaaaatattagaATTGCTCCTGTTACGTCATCTGCGAAGGATAGGATACGCCCAGAGCAGGCAGGCCGAGCTGTTGGTGAACCACGACCCTGAGGGTCGCCTTCTCCATGGCGGAAAGAAAAGAGAAAAGACCTCCAACAAAGGTTCACATATAATATTGTACTGTGGGGGTTTGATCTGTCCGCGGTAAAGCAACTCAGTTTTGCAATTGTGAGTAGCCAGCCGCTAGTCTGGTACATCGCAGACCCTATCCGCTGGggatcaattagagattataagcgcccgcgaTGTACCAGACTAGTCAGCGCCAGTGTAACAAGTCCTCTGTGATGATCGAGCACCTGTCGAGTCAGTGCTGTTTTTTAGGGCTTCATGGCCCTAACTGATTGTCGACTACGTTGTACTGTGTTGTATCGGAGGTTAATTGTGTCCATGAACTGAGAAATGGGAGCTGCTCCTTCAAGGGAGTAAAAGTTCACTTGCTTCTATTTAATTGATGAacatttttctgtgatatgatACTTGTGTTGGACACTCCttaataaattctctgtttcctgtccactgcctgtatctcaatctttactgTCCACATTAAAACGTCCATTATTTTGTAGATATTcttacaggctcagtaaaaaaTCTTGTGACTTATATGATCAAGGTACAAGCTTAATTATGTATAAGTATGCAGCTTGCTATTGTTGTGtaaggcaaataatggcttgaaaagctgctaaTATCATAATGAAAATGGACCACCCGCTCACATGCAAATGTGCCTGGGtacaggatgggaaacagagaatttgttTAGAGTGGCCTAATTGTCATGCTGTTTTTGCATGGCCACTCATAATGTTGCTGTATAACTAGTGATGTAATTCACATTTGGTACACGTGATTAGTGTCTCCAGTGCTACAAAGTGATAGTTCAATCCACGGAAAGTTTTGCTGCTCTGCTAGTCTTGTTATGGAGCAGTTTTAAATAATCAGTGTCTTGCAAAGACACATTAAACTGAACTTATAATATAAGGCAATTTCTAGTGATGAGATAGATACTAGCTGTGTTACCCCAGctgattagattagattagattatcaattttgtcaaagacATGGGTACACAGAAGGCATTACCTGCAAAAGTGCTCCCCACACAAACATGCAGATATGCGTACACAAGCTGAGTGTTCAGTGATACAGTACCAATCATAACAATAATCCATAAATCCTTGTACTGATAATGGCACTTGCTTTATGACACAGTAGAGCACCTTAATTAAGTGAGTTGTGCATATTGTCTTAGCCTATTTTAAGTAAGTAGTATAAGGGACTGTAAATCATACTAAGTCACATATTTCCACCTCTATATGTTGCACACCATCAAACTTACATCAGGTTGCCAGCTGCTGTATTCTTTTCCTACATGATGCATAGTAAACCACACAAAACATGACATCATATTGTGATGGAAAACAGCACAGGACAGTTTCTCTTGATCTCCTACTCCACTAGTTATCGTGTGGGAGATAGTGTGTGTGATTATATATGGGTAATAGGAAATCCCCTCTATGTAGTAGAGGGAATTTCCTGATTTCATGATACGAtaggtaattttaatggcac
This window encodes:
- the LOC136236557 gene encoding DAZ-associated protein 2-like isoform X2, encoding MSGKSAVQSPATYPGQRTQKPSVTVQGQYAAGARFDPNKPATIPPPPPGVAPTPAQIAAAQGKPVVMTQQKASSMMGEDGGATWSGLM
- the LOC136236557 gene encoding DAZ-associated protein 2-like isoform X1; its protein translation is MSGKSGPPQPSAPPHPSHAPPPYSIQPVQSPATYPGQRTQKPSVTVQGQYAAGARFDPNKPATIPPPPPGVAPTPAQIAAAQGKPVVMTQQKASSMMGEDGGATWSGLM